In the Leptospira limi genome, one interval contains:
- the omp85 gene encoding Omp85 family outer membrane protein — translation MYNSILRSFILLLFFSMVSSVFAQERAPRTDLPFEISEKKRLSERDFKNKKEGGYFTGLPLINSDPNVGIGYGARVLYFYNGSRTSPMFEYTPYRVRVFAQYFNTTKNAPYHQLSLDAPFIFDTKWRLRADLVYDRNPNSLYFGIGQSTLQPLSYLERNDPSGRIRRNAPFADYEDNLSYRRPGDAGVGESPIVSDNKYNRYDIENPNFSTSGEYSFFGGTLRAVTGVRLSKQIIRRYDGTNNNAYLGPADGILGLLDIDRTITTPQGETKLTRDDKDGKIRGINGGYVNTIRAGIVYDTRDFEPDPNRGLFLEYTHERSTKAIGSNYEFNKNLVSGRIFLSPVTWFTNKPPELLEKFVLAARGAMIQTNGDAPFYEYRNMWGTEVNQSGLGGRTTIRGYKQDRFVGQTMAYANFEIRWKFAEAEFGGQHFDFQLVPFYDVGRVWDRTSDANLKNYKHSRGIGLRIPWNQATVIYLDYAISNEDRQTFINFNHIF, via the coding sequence ATAAAAAAGAAGGGGGTTACTTCACTGGACTCCCTCTTATCAATTCCGATCCAAACGTAGGGATTGGTTACGGTGCACGTGTTTTGTATTTTTACAATGGAAGTCGAACTTCCCCTATGTTTGAATACACACCTTACCGCGTGAGAGTTTTTGCTCAGTATTTTAATACGACCAAGAATGCACCATACCACCAGTTAAGTTTGGATGCACCGTTTATCTTTGACACCAAATGGCGGTTACGTGCAGATTTAGTGTATGATAGAAATCCCAATTCCCTATATTTTGGTATTGGACAAAGTACACTACAACCTCTTTCTTATTTAGAAAGAAACGATCCCAGTGGAAGGATCCGAAGGAATGCACCTTTTGCCGATTACGAAGACAATCTTAGTTACAGAAGGCCAGGGGATGCTGGAGTTGGTGAATCTCCAATTGTCAGTGATAATAAATACAACCGTTATGACATTGAGAATCCTAACTTCAGTACATCAGGTGAATACTCGTTCTTTGGCGGAACACTTAGAGCAGTAACAGGAGTGCGTTTATCAAAACAAATCATACGAAGGTATGATGGTACAAATAACAACGCATACCTTGGGCCTGCTGACGGAATCCTTGGGCTTTTAGACATCGATCGAACCATCACAACTCCACAAGGGGAAACAAAACTGACTCGTGATGACAAAGATGGTAAAATTCGCGGGATCAATGGTGGTTATGTCAATACGATTCGTGCTGGTATTGTTTATGACACACGAGATTTTGAACCAGATCCAAATAGAGGATTGTTTTTAGAATACACTCACGAACGTTCCACAAAAGCGATTGGATCTAATTACGAGTTTAACAAAAACTTAGTTTCCGGTCGTATTTTCCTAAGTCCAGTTACTTGGTTTACGAATAAACCACCTGAGCTTCTAGAGAAATTTGTATTAGCTGCACGTGGTGCGATGATTCAAACAAATGGAGACGCACCTTTTTACGAATACCGTAACATGTGGGGAACGGAAGTGAACCAATCTGGTCTTGGTGGTAGAACTACCATTCGTGGTTACAAACAAGATCGTTTTGTTGGCCAAACTATGGCGTACGCAAACTTTGAGATTAGATGGAAATTTGCGGAAGCTGAATTTGGTGGACAACACTTTGATTTCCAATTAGTTCCATTTTATGACGTAGGGCGAGTTTGGGATCGAACTTCAGATGCTAACTTAAAGAACTACAAACATTCAAGAGGTATTGGTCTAAGAATTCCTTGGAACCAAGCAACAGTTATCTACCTTGATTATGCAATTTCAAATGAAGATAGACAGACCTTTATTAACTTTAACCACATATTTTAG
- the lsa25 gene encoding surface adhesin Lsa25, with protein MKKLHYCFALLAISLFINCEMKPVDDVFGLSPEETNQLFAGLIANQSLRDNGNGTVTDAISNLVWQKCSHGQVYRSGFNDCLGAPQGSIYNPYDSSRAGAIQVAFCDSKTHACNSINYPQVIQGFSSIGIQGTSELYAACQSSNFLGQTWRVPTPIEYQRLVIPGRAATLQFFPSTQEEDYWTAWSNQDDLPGETAFAISFDRQSYGVQKSVVKTQRNYVRCVRQGP; from the coding sequence ATGAAAAAACTTCATTACTGTTTTGCTCTTTTGGCAATTTCATTATTCATCAACTGCGAAATGAAACCTGTAGACGATGTCTTTGGATTAAGTCCAGAAGAAACCAACCAACTTTTCGCAGGACTCATCGCAAATCAGAGTTTGCGTGATAATGGCAATGGTACTGTGACAGATGCAATTTCCAATTTGGTTTGGCAAAAATGTTCACATGGCCAAGTTTATCGATCAGGATTTAACGATTGTTTGGGGGCTCCTCAAGGATCGATTTACAATCCTTACGATTCCAGTCGGGCTGGTGCCATCCAAGTTGCATTTTGTGATTCCAAAACTCATGCTTGTAATTCCATCAACTATCCCCAAGTCATCCAAGGATTTTCATCCATTGGAATCCAGGGAACAAGTGAATTGTATGCAGCATGCCAAAGTAGCAATTTTTTGGGCCAAACTTGGCGAGTACCAACTCCAATTGAATACCAACGATTGGTGATTCCTGGACGTGCGGCAACTTTACAATTTTTCCCATCCACCCAAGAGGAAGATTATTGGACTGCTTGGTCTAACCAAGACGATTTACCAGGTGAAACGGCGTTTGCAATTTCGTTTGACCGCCAATCCTATGGAGTCCAAAAGTCTGTCGTAAAAACACAAAGGAATTATGTCCGTTGTGTGAGACAAGGTCCTTAA
- the yihA gene encoding ribosome biogenesis GTP-binding protein YihA/YsxC: MHKYSKEIPFPETKFFTSIAKLEEKEDLDSVQSIAFMGRSNSGKSSLLNALSNHRGLAKVSKTPGKTKLINIFRTKVGFNLIDLPGFGYSKASHKEHKDMMNLLEGFLNSWKQLKVLFILCDSQREFPEEELSTIEVAMEKKIKPVVIRTKIDKLNQSGQHKVRTEMEDAMNEIGVPFRVFYISATTGRGIGELREFILETLGIQTNVSKVEP; encoded by the coding sequence ATGCATAAATATTCCAAAGAAATTCCTTTTCCCGAAACTAAATTTTTCACGTCTATTGCCAAATTGGAAGAAAAGGAAGATTTAGACTCGGTTCAATCCATTGCATTTATGGGTAGATCCAACTCTGGAAAATCTAGTTTGCTCAATGCGTTATCCAATCATAGAGGTCTTGCAAAAGTATCAAAAACTCCTGGAAAAACAAAACTAATCAACATTTTCAGAACCAAAGTTGGCTTTAATTTGATCGACTTACCAGGATTTGGTTATTCAAAAGCATCTCACAAAGAACATAAAGATATGATGAATCTTTTAGAAGGATTTCTCAATTCATGGAAACAACTTAAAGTTTTATTTATACTATGTGATTCTCAAAGGGAGTTTCCAGAAGAGGAGTTGTCTACAATCGAAGTTGCAATGGAAAAAAAAATTAAACCCGTTGTGATCAGAACGAAAATTGATAAATTAAATCAAAGTGGGCAACACAAAGTACGAACAGAAATGGAAGATGCTATGAATGAAATAGGAGTTCCGTTTCGCGTATTTTATATTTCTGCGACTACGGGAAGAGGAATTGGAGAATTACGAGAATTTATCTTAGAAACACTTGGAATTCAAACAAACGTATCCAAAGTGGAACCGTAA
- a CDS encoding tRNA lysidine(34) synthetase codes for MVRYHELKKITRTNPSVILTGHHCKDYTESIFLHLTRGGGKKSFYTLPPFDGERFLPLVFLEDQELKDLYEYVSNHLRIFEDESNSDPIYKRNRIRMELLPILEREKWNFHKTYWNFHDRSQLNIQFDGLASPNQTTSPKMFRIPHETWMSLKLPAKKELIDFHLKLMGMYPLYKSGFENFHLQSEGERAFLENKNCYLYKSKFGDLFIIDKKSSAFKKAISYREGNQLTIEWNQNQFRIKDPEERYSLGSWHHGQKIQIRSGNKEISECMRENGIPFFLRTFIPILYFENEPIQILFSLFSKNEKNYPKRIYLER; via the coding sequence TTGGTCCGCTACCATGAACTGAAAAAAATCACGAGAACAAACCCTTCTGTGATTCTGACAGGCCACCACTGTAAAGATTACACCGAATCTATTTTCTTACACCTAACAAGAGGTGGTGGGAAAAAATCGTTTTATACACTTCCTCCATTTGATGGCGAACGATTTTTACCATTAGTATTCCTAGAAGACCAAGAACTAAAGGATCTTTATGAATATGTATCAAACCATCTGCGAATTTTTGAAGATGAGTCAAATTCAGATCCCATTTACAAACGAAATCGAATCCGAATGGAATTGTTACCGATACTGGAACGAGAGAAATGGAATTTTCATAAAACATATTGGAATTTCCATGATCGATCACAACTCAATATCCAATTTGATGGACTCGCGAGTCCAAACCAAACGACATCTCCCAAAATGTTTCGGATCCCACATGAAACATGGATGAGTTTAAAATTACCTGCAAAAAAAGAATTAATCGACTTTCATTTAAAATTAATGGGAATGTATCCACTTTATAAATCCGGATTTGAAAATTTTCATCTACAATCAGAAGGAGAAAGAGCATTTTTAGAAAACAAAAATTGCTATTTATACAAATCAAAGTTTGGTGATCTTTTTATCATTGATAAAAAGTCTTCCGCATTTAAAAAAGCAATCTCTTATCGTGAAGGAAACCAACTTACGATTGAATGGAATCAAAACCAATTTAGAATCAAAGACCCTGAAGAAAGGTATTCACTTGGATCATGGCATCATGGACAAAAAATTCAAATTCGCTCAGGGAACAAGGAAATTTCAGAATGTATGCGGGAGAATGGTATTCCATTTTTCCTTAGAACTTTTATTCCCATCCTTTATTTTGAAAATGAACCGATTCAAATTTTATTTTCGCTCTTCTCCAAAAACGAAAAGAATTATCCCAAACGAATCTATTTGGAAAGGTGA
- a CDS encoding tRNA lysidine(34) synthetase: MNLEIPVSISAHFESMLKRMGTNLPHHWVSNKTRFLLSYSGGKDSSILLLFLKYLNDKYKIETPHLFYLSHGIREIQKEENEMLVYLENFGFPVSFVKKKFQISL; encoded by the coding sequence ATGAATCTTGAAATTCCGGTCTCCATCTCCGCTCATTTTGAATCAATGCTCAAACGAATGGGAACCAATTTACCACATCATTGGGTTTCAAATAAAACTAGATTTTTACTTTCCTATTCTGGTGGAAAAGACTCCAGTATCCTTCTCTTATTTCTAAAATACTTAAACGACAAATACAAAATCGAAACTCCACATTTGTTTTATCTCTCCCATGGAATTAGAGAGATCCAAAAGGAAGAAAACGAAATGTTAGTTTATTTAGAAAACTTTGGTTTCCCCGTTTCGTTTGTAAAAAAAAAATTCCAAATCTCGCTTTAA
- a CDS encoding SpoIIE family protein phosphatase yields the protein MNEESDFERICLLCAEPRVPSGLTQKGRFFCQTCQREWILEKRKIPRVGKNVLNSEEKTEFLLENLSLFNSSLGLEDLMFRFSELIADRLKKDKIAIFITNLELGEIKLAHYYSKQKYLQRAIKRFTLDYDLSYGILVEAMANREPCFYKFSDQTHPFYSFYSKLTGTKSQLVLPILYANIAVGMITIDYDEEDPTEYIEDEEILKIVVGQFAVSLRNSLLFSKSKNQSKHFRSLHTAALTLSQLYLNNHNEMIRMILLTLSGIVDSSISCLIEYPIDSSKVKVFKVYRDLDNYELKTHTDSIESKELTSILQTKEIMTIDPIKIPILGTLGIVGKESIIVPVKLENGTICIFILAKQDTRFPNEEIEALNAFVSLARITMENSNLYQNLSNKERLEKEIEIAKEIQSNLLPRHAPEAEGFSFGGFMVPARGIGGDYYDFILSPNRNELFVCIGDVSGKGVAAGLVMATVRTILHSLVRVKDSPWEILNDINNYLYSSYKEAITPRFMSMILIRWNLVTDEVDVSGAGHGNFYHYQVNQKSLHSIETGGVILGISPDISKFKNESKLQFHAGDTILLFTDGVTEARNASEKQYGEPSLEKSFLSNIEFEPKKILENIYLDLKAFVKEQEQHDDITMVAVRKI from the coding sequence ATGAACGAGGAATCGGATTTTGAAAGGATCTGTCTGTTATGCGCCGAACCTCGGGTACCCAGCGGACTCACCCAAAAAGGCCGTTTTTTTTGCCAAACATGCCAAAGGGAATGGATCTTAGAAAAAAGGAAAATTCCTCGTGTTGGTAAAAATGTTCTCAATTCAGAAGAAAAGACAGAATTCCTTTTAGAAAACCTTTCCCTCTTTAATTCATCACTTGGTTTAGAAGACCTAATGTTTCGATTTAGTGAACTGATTGCAGATCGATTAAAAAAAGATAAAATCGCAATATTTATCACCAACCTCGAGTTAGGTGAAATTAAATTAGCACATTATTACTCAAAACAAAAATACTTACAAAGAGCCATCAAACGTTTTACCCTAGATTATGATTTGAGTTATGGAATCCTAGTGGAAGCTATGGCGAATCGTGAGCCTTGTTTTTATAAGTTCAGTGACCAAACTCATCCTTTTTATTCTTTTTATTCAAAACTTACAGGAACAAAGTCACAATTAGTATTACCAATCTTATATGCAAATATAGCTGTAGGGATGATTACAATTGACTACGATGAAGAGGATCCAACTGAATACATCGAAGATGAGGAAATACTTAAAATTGTAGTCGGACAATTTGCTGTATCTCTAAGAAATTCTCTTTTATTCTCCAAATCAAAAAATCAGTCAAAACATTTCAGAAGTTTGCATACAGCTGCTCTTACACTTAGCCAATTGTATTTAAACAATCATAATGAAATGATACGTATGATCCTACTCACCTTGTCTGGAATTGTAGACTCTTCCATTTCCTGTTTAATTGAATACCCAATTGATAGCTCTAAGGTTAAAGTATTTAAAGTGTATCGAGATTTGGATAATTATGAATTAAAAACTCATACAGACTCCATTGAATCAAAAGAATTAACTTCAATTTTACAAACAAAAGAAATTATGACAATTGATCCCATTAAGATTCCAATCTTAGGAACTTTAGGAATCGTTGGGAAAGAATCAATAATCGTTCCAGTCAAATTAGAAAATGGAACCATCTGTATTTTTATATTAGCAAAACAAGATACTAGATTTCCAAATGAAGAAATCGAAGCTTTAAATGCATTTGTTTCCCTCGCTCGAATTACAATGGAAAATTCCAATTTGTACCAAAACCTTTCGAACAAAGAAAGATTGGAAAAAGAAATTGAAATTGCAAAAGAAATCCAAAGTAATCTTTTACCTAGACATGCACCTGAAGCAGAGGGTTTTTCCTTTGGTGGATTCATGGTTCCTGCGCGCGGAATCGGTGGTGATTATTACGATTTTATCCTGTCACCGAATCGAAATGAATTGTTTGTGTGTATCGGAGACGTGAGTGGAAAAGGTGTTGCTGCAGGCCTTGTGATGGCGACTGTCAGAACCATATTACATTCTCTTGTGAGAGTCAAAGACTCACCTTGGGAAATTTTAAACGATATAAACAATTATCTCTATTCTAGTTATAAGGAAGCCATTACACCGCGATTTATGAGTATGATTTTGATTCGTTGGAATTTGGTGACCGATGAAGTTGATGTGTCTGGAGCCGGTCATGGAAATTTTTACCATTACCAAGTGAATCAAAAGTCTTTACATTCTATCGAAACAGGTGGAGTCATTTTAGGAATTAGTCCCGATATTTCAAAATTCAAAAATGAATCTAAATTACAATTCCATGCGGGAGATACAATTTTACTTTTTACAGATGGGGTAACGGAAGCACGCAATGCATCGGAAAAACAATACGGTGAACCAAGTCTAGAAAAAAGTTTCCTTTCGAATATAGAATTTGAACCAAAAAAGATACTGGAGAATATATATTTGGATCTAAAAGCATTTGTCAAAGAACAGGAACAACACGATGATATCACTATGGTGGCTGTGAGAAAAATATGA